Part of the Quercus robur chromosome 5, dhQueRobu3.1, whole genome shotgun sequence genome, aatgtactCAAAAGATGTGGCTTGTAAACATGGATTTGCATGCCAGCAAAAAccatattcatatttctataataagTGATGTGCATATTTAGCCCATAGGAAAAGATGAATATCCAACACAATAAACCAGGCTAACCTTGGAGGAGATTTAGTCTGATTGGTTGAAGCATTGGGCTCACAAAACTGTATCTCAATGGGCCAATGGATGAAATTTGTAGTGGCCACCTTGTTCCCATAAGTCCTGAATCAGCCAAACACCAACATTTTAGCTATGTAAGAtgaaaaaattagagtaaataATCTAACCAAACAACATCTTTCATTCAGTTATTAGGCTCATAATCAAAAGATGATCTTTAGGTACAATAACAATGAAAATCCATCCAATTTCACAATTACTGCAAAGCACACATTACCCAGGAAAAACAAGCAACAGtactcaaaacaaaacataagcAGACAGAACAGAGCTATGAAACAATGTCCCATGCTTGTCTCTATCAATTACTAAAACTAGCAGAAAAGTAATGATAGCATTAAATACAATTCAGTTTAAAAAAGTTGACAGGTCGCATATATGGCAGATTTTCTGGTTCCTGTCTTCAAGTGAAGCCAAATACAGACATAATTATGGTTCACTTTATTCTTAGGCTCTAACTGGAAGGCTATCCCGGTCTACTTTGCTGGAGGCTCACAAGCTTATATCAAATAGGATCTGATATAGAGAAAGCACTGTGTCTGTGTGTAGGTGTGCTTGCATGCATTTGCTGCCaagtgattatttttcttttttctacctCATCTAaatttctcatttgtttttttaaacttattcTTGACTCTTTGGTGTATCTCTTGTGTACTTCCCATGAGTTGTGACCCTTTTCTCTCATAATGAAATTTgtttactcattaaaaaaaaataaactgaatttATACTCATGAAtgtatgtagattttttttatagcctGGTAGAGAAGTGTACCATCAACCATACCACCTGTATCCTAAGACTCCCATGTAGCATAGATAAATATATAGTGAGCATGACAATACCAAAGATAGCATCTTATCTTCAAAGCAAGTAAAGGTGGACATTCATCCTTAGCCTTATATCTTTAAACATTTAAACATCATATGGAATGGTGAATTcctatttaatatatatatatatatatatttttttttttttgaatggtgaattcctatataatatataacttACCTTCTTTTAAATCCTAAAGATGGTTTTGGTTGCTTAATGAGGCAGCCTTGTACCAAACCTAAAAGTTACTGAACAACAAATAAAGAATTTACTAATTCTCctatattttgaatttcttgattCATAAACAGATTCTTCAAGTCATTCTTcttaaacatccaaacaagattacttaattccaattcattcctttcccttgcttatacatttcattccatttccttatgaactcccaaatgaAGATTGAAAGATGGGATCATAATATAAAGCTCTCCAACAAATTTCTGAAATTCCAATTTAACAAGAACTATAGTCTAGGACTTTATAAATTGTCCGAGAAACATATAGGTTTGCCTAATAGGATTTTCCTTGTCAAATTGCTAAACTAACTTCCATTTGGGacggggggtggggggaggaaTGGAATGGAACAATTGAAAGGGATTTTTAAGAATATTCCAACCATTTTCCTATTTGGGAGTTTATTAGGAAGGAATAGAATGATTAGAAGAGAATGCTCATTCCATCTCATTCCCTTCTAAACATTCCTTCTCGAAGTGGGAGGAACACTCAATCCTTTAAAGAAATGGCAgtaaattaacaattttatccctattttgagacaaaaaataaataaaaaggcgTCAggtataataataaaactatatatttatgttatttCTGTGCCTTCTTTTAAAACTTCCAAATACACTctgttcttttaaaaaaacccCAAACTTAGTGTTTACTGTGATCATTATACAGTACATAAAAACGCACcagcaagaaaacaaataaacaaaacaataatcGAGAACCAATAAATGATAGAATAATATGCAATACACAAGGACAGATGAATCGTTTAATCTAACTAGTGGAGATACGGAATGTCCATATGCAAGGGCAGATAGCAATAACCTGTGAATTGCGTAGTAGAAATCTTACCTTGGAAGATGTGGATCCGTGAGACGTCTCTTCCATCGATGGAAGCTGCAAGTTGGagttcaataattaaaaacagCAAGAAATGGGAaaatgtttaataaaaaaatggaaagcaCATATTAGTTACCATCTCTGGAGCAGGTACAGAAGCCATTGTTACTTCCTGGTGTTCAAACCCTTCTTCTTTCTGTAAAATCAGCTTAATCGAATGTTAAATATTCGCACCttcaaaaccacataaaaaatcATGGCAACCAAAATGCATGATGATCAAAGTAACCGCTGGCCAAACTCAAGTCAGGAAAATTTCAATGGCATGCAATTAACTCATACCTGAAATGGAGCTAGTAATGTGAATACAATGTTTCCCTTCTGTATCGCATCTACTCTTCGGGTAGCAAAGTGTTTCCCATCACGTACTCGTTGAACTTGATACATGCGCACCATTAACAACTTTCTCACTAATTTTAAACCATGAAAGGGATAATGGATTAGGGTACCAGAAATTTTCCTGTAGCAGAATTGCAGAACAGCATATACTTCAACATTGCATGAACCCCACAACATATTGAATCAACAATTTGACATGAAAAAGTCAAGCACAAAACTATTTCAAAGCCATAATTTGTTCGAACTTTTACTTCTTTATGCAGTCActaaaaaagtagtaaaaacgaagaatattttgggttttttacaCAGACAACAACAGGGTCAGAGACAAGAAAGcttaaacataaaaagaaatattgaaACAGGGTCTAGACTAAGACTTGTTACAGAGCCTACTTGGGACCTCCAATCACTTTTTTAGTCTGTCAAAATAAACACGGGAAAATCAGCCGAAGCCGTTTCCGAAATCACCCCTTCATCAAAATATTGGGCTT contains:
- the LOC126726448 gene encoding uncharacterized protein LOC126726448, with protein sequence MLWGSCNVEVYAVLQFCYRKISGTLIHYPFHGLKLVRKLLMVRMYQVQRVRDGKHFATRRVDAIQKGNIVFTLLAPFQKEEGFEHQEVTMASVPAPEMLPSMEETSHGSTSSKDLWEQGGHYKFHPLAH